In one Gracilinanus agilis isolate LMUSP501 chromosome 6, AgileGrace, whole genome shotgun sequence genomic region, the following are encoded:
- the ZFP91 gene encoding E3 ubiquitin-protein ligase ZFP91 isoform X1, giving the protein MYQRGDKVGARGTAMQKRNPKEEKEEEDNSTLTQEAPIATSRPSRGWRSSSRTAASRNCDTENTRSSRSKTGSLQLICKSEPNTEELEYEITEEQQSPGGVSDEEEEEEEMLISEEEIPFKDDPRDETYKPHLEREAPKPRRKSGKVKEEKEKKEIKVEVEVEIKEEENEIREDEEPPRKRGRRRKDDKSPRLPKRRKKPPIQYVRCDMEGCGTVLAHPRYLQHHIKYQHMLKKKYVCPHPSCGRLFRLQKQLLRHAKHHTDQRDYICEYCARAFKSSHNLAVHRMIHTGEKPLQCEICGFTCRQKASLNWHMKKHDADSFYQFSCNICGKKFEKKDSVVAHKAKSHPEVLIAEALAANAGALITSTDILGTNPESLAQSTDSQGLPLLPEPLGNSAPAECLLLDSEGMPKAFCSGAERVSLMADGKIFVGSGSSGGTEGLVMNTEILGATTEVLIEDSDSAEP; this is encoded by the exons AtcccaaggaagagaaagaggaagaagacaatTCTACCCTTACTCAGGAAGCTCCTATTGCTACCTCTCGGCCCAGCCGAGGCTGGCGTAGCAGTAGCAGGACCGCTGCGTCACGGAATTGTGATACAGAGAACACTCGAAGTTCAAGGTCCAAGACTGGCTCCTTGCAGCTGATCTGCAAATCAGAACCCAATACAGAAGAGCTTGAATACG agataACAGAAGAACAACAGTCTCCTGGTGGAGTAAG tgatgaggaggaggaagaagaggagatgtTGATCAGTGAAGAGGAGATACCCTTCAAAGATGACCCAAGAGATGAGACCTACAAACCCCACTTAGAAAG GGAAGCCCCTAAGCCACGGAGAAAATCAGGGaaggtgaaagaagagaaagaaaagaaagaaattaaagtggAAGTGGAGGTGGAgatcaaagaagaagaaaatgaaattagggAAGATGAGGAGCCTCCTAGGAA GAGAGGAAGGAGGCGAAAAGATGACAAAAGTCCACGGTTACCCAAAAGGAG AAAGAAACCTCCAATCCAGTATGTTCGTTGTGACATGGAAGGCTGTGGAACTGTTCTTGCTCACCCTCGATATCTGCAA caCCACATTAAATACCAGCATATGctgaagaaaaaatatgtatgcCCTCATCCCTCATGTGGACGACTCTTTAGGCTTCAGAAGCAGCTGCTTCGACATGCCAAACATCACACAG ATCAAAGGGATTATATTTGTGAATACTGTGCTCGAGCCTTCAAGAGCTCCCACAACTTGGCAGTGCACCGGATGATCCACACTGGCGAGAAACCATTACA GTGCGAGATCTGTGGATTCACCTGTAGGCAGAAGGCTTCCCTCAATTGGCACATGAAGAAGCATGATGCAGACTCCTTCTACCAGTTTTCTTGCAATATTTGTGGCAAGAAGTTTGAGAAGAAGGACAGTGTGGTGGCCCACAAAGCGAAGAGCCACCCGGAGGTGCTGATTGCTGAAGCTCTAGCTGCCAATGCCGGAGCCTTGATTACCAGCACAGATATCCTGGGCACTAACCCAGAGTCCCTGGCACAATCCACTGATTCCCAGGGCCTCCCCCTTCTGCCAGAGCCCTTGGGGAACTCAGCCCCTGCAGAGTGCCTCCTGCTAGATTCAGAAGGGATGCCCAAGGCATTCTGCAGTGGGGCGGAGCGGGTGAGCCTGATGGCAGATGGAAAGATCTTTGTGGGAAGTGGCAGCAGTGGAGGCACAGAAGGGCTGGTCATGAACACAGAGATTCTCGGGGCCACGACAGAGGTTCTGATTGAAGATTCAGACTCTGCTGAACCGTAG
- the CNTF gene encoding ciliary neurotrophic factor gives MASSEQTPLTPHPRDLCTRSIWLARKIRSDLTALLETYVEYQGLNKSIDLDSVDGVPTASTDRWSELTEAERLQENLQAYRTFHLLLTEVLEDQRAQFTPTEGEFHQKIHRVLLQVAAFAYEIEQLMGLLGHQAPSQETDRMPDSDGRQTFFEKKLWGMKVLQELMQWTVRSIRDLRVISSPGQNRVPAHGSQQQPEAQPM, from the exons ATGGCTTCCTCGGAGCAGACACCCCTCACCCCTCACCCCCGGGACCTCTGCACCCGTTCTATCTGGCTAGCAAGGAAGATCCGCTCAGACTTGACCGCCCTCCTAGAGACTTAT GTTGAGTATCAGGGCCTGAACAAGAGCATCGACCTAGATTCTGTGGATGGGGTGCCGACGGCCAGCACGGACCGCTGGAGTGAGCTGACGGAGGCAGAACGACTACAAGAAAATCTCCAAGCTTATCGCACCTTCCACTTGCTCCTGACTGAGGTCCTGGAGGACCAGAGGGCACAGTTCACCCCCACAGAAGGAGAATTCCACCAGAAGATCCACAGGGTCCTACTCCAAGTGGCTGCCTTTGCTTACGAGATCGAGCAGCTGATGGGGCTGCTGGGACATCAGGCCCCGTCTCAAGAGACAGACAGGATGCCGGACAGCGACGGTCGCCAAACTTTCTTTGAAAAGAAACTGTGGGGCATGAAGGTGCTGCAGGAGCTCATGCAGTGGACAGTGAGGTCCATCCGTGACCTCCGTGTGATCTCTTCTCCGGGCCAGAACAGGGTCCCAGCCCATGGGAGCCAGCAGCAACCAGAGGCCCAGCCCATGTAG
- the ZFP91 gene encoding E3 ubiquitin-protein ligase ZFP91 isoform X2, producing the protein MYQRGDKVGARGTAMQKRNPKEEKEEEDNSTLTQEAPIATSRPSRGWRSSSRTAASRNCDTENTRSSRSKTGSLQLICKSEPNTEELEYEITEEQQSPGGVSSDEEEEEEEMLISEEEIPFKDDPRDETYKPHLEREAPKPRRKSGKVKEEKEKKEIKVEVEVEIKEEENEIREDEEPPRKRGRRRKDDKSPRLPKRRKKPPIQYVRCDMEGCGTVLAHPRYLQHHIKYQHMLKKKYVCPHPSCGRLFRLQKQLLRHAKHHTDQRDYICEYCARAFKSSHNLAVHRMIHTGEKPLQCEICGFTCRQKASLNWHMKKHDADSFYQFSCNICGKKFEKKDSVVAHKAKSHPEVLIAEALAANAGALITSTDILGTNPESLAQSTDSQGLPLLPEPLGNSAPAECLLLDSEGMPKAFCSGAERVSLMADGKIFVGSGSSGGTEGLVMNTEILGATTEVLIEDSDSAEP; encoded by the exons AtcccaaggaagagaaagaggaagaagacaatTCTACCCTTACTCAGGAAGCTCCTATTGCTACCTCTCGGCCCAGCCGAGGCTGGCGTAGCAGTAGCAGGACCGCTGCGTCACGGAATTGTGATACAGAGAACACTCGAAGTTCAAGGTCCAAGACTGGCTCCTTGCAGCTGATCTGCAAATCAGAACCCAATACAGAAGAGCTTGAATACG agataACAGAAGAACAACAGTCTCCTGGTGGAGTAAG TagtgatgaggaggaggaagaagaggagatgtTGATCAGTGAAGAGGAGATACCCTTCAAAGATGACCCAAGAGATGAGACCTACAAACCCCACTTAGAAAG GGAAGCCCCTAAGCCACGGAGAAAATCAGGGaaggtgaaagaagagaaagaaaagaaagaaattaaagtggAAGTGGAGGTGGAgatcaaagaagaagaaaatgaaattagggAAGATGAGGAGCCTCCTAGGAA GAGAGGAAGGAGGCGAAAAGATGACAAAAGTCCACGGTTACCCAAAAGGAG AAAGAAACCTCCAATCCAGTATGTTCGTTGTGACATGGAAGGCTGTGGAACTGTTCTTGCTCACCCTCGATATCTGCAA caCCACATTAAATACCAGCATATGctgaagaaaaaatatgtatgcCCTCATCCCTCATGTGGACGACTCTTTAGGCTTCAGAAGCAGCTGCTTCGACATGCCAAACATCACACAG ATCAAAGGGATTATATTTGTGAATACTGTGCTCGAGCCTTCAAGAGCTCCCACAACTTGGCAGTGCACCGGATGATCCACACTGGCGAGAAACCATTACA GTGCGAGATCTGTGGATTCACCTGTAGGCAGAAGGCTTCCCTCAATTGGCACATGAAGAAGCATGATGCAGACTCCTTCTACCAGTTTTCTTGCAATATTTGTGGCAAGAAGTTTGAGAAGAAGGACAGTGTGGTGGCCCACAAAGCGAAGAGCCACCCGGAGGTGCTGATTGCTGAAGCTCTAGCTGCCAATGCCGGAGCCTTGATTACCAGCACAGATATCCTGGGCACTAACCCAGAGTCCCTGGCACAATCCACTGATTCCCAGGGCCTCCCCCTTCTGCCAGAGCCCTTGGGGAACTCAGCCCCTGCAGAGTGCCTCCTGCTAGATTCAGAAGGGATGCCCAAGGCATTCTGCAGTGGGGCGGAGCGGGTGAGCCTGATGGCAGATGGAAAGATCTTTGTGGGAAGTGGCAGCAGTGGAGGCACAGAAGGGCTGGTCATGAACACAGAGATTCTCGGGGCCACGACAGAGGTTCTGATTGAAGATTCAGACTCTGCTGAACCGTAG